Genomic DNA from Hordeum vulgare subsp. vulgare chromosome 2H, MorexV3_pseudomolecules_assembly, whole genome shotgun sequence:
CTCttttttttaagaggaaattccaATGGCAGcttaagaagaaagaaaaaaaaacttgttACGATTTCTTCAAGATTCAGGAACATGATATTTGGAGGATTTCTGTTGAATGTCTCATGCTGTTAGTGAATTATGATAGCGTATTCTGATGTGTTCACAAGAAACATTTGGTTTTGGTAACAAGCAGAAAGTTACAACTAAAAGGGATCATTCGTTTTATAGAATCATCTGTATCGACTCTGTTATGCAATCTAACTGAGGACTGTTATTATCTTATTCATGAGTTATATACCCCTCACATTATGGCACAGTACTAGTGATTTTTGATGTGTTGGTACTTGGTAAACCTATTTGGATCTTTGAATTAATCTTCTAATCTCTGTACAACTTCTTGACGGGACATGCTATAATTAGTTTTTTTGGGTACATGGTACCTCGTTGCCTTTTCATATCTTGGCCAGGAATATGAAGAAAAGATGAAAGTAAAGGGTGAGCAACCAGTTATGTTCAGGTGAGATTTTATTTGTTATACATATTCATTAAATTTTCATGCAGTTGTTTTTGTTTATTAAATTTGTATTTCATTTCCAACCAGCCATCTTGGACCACCAAAGAGACGGCCTGCAGCAGACGAAGACGATAGAGCTAAAAACCCTATGCCTGAGGTATGGTATTTACAGTTCAGAGAGCGTTGATATATGTTACAGCATGTTCAGAATAGATACTAACTAGGTTTGCACTGCAGGATTCTGTTTACTATCACCCAACCTTGAATCCATCTGGGGCACCACCACCTGGCAAACCTCCTATGTACAAATCATCGATAGGTCAGCATAACTTGTAGGATATTTTCTTAATATTTTTTACAGTTCGCTGAAATGTTTTTGCTCACTTTTGTTTCTTGATTGACAATAGGACCAAGGATTCCACTGCCTTCTACAGCTGGTGTTGGGGCTCCATCTTCCATAACAGAATCTGAAGAAGCAGGTCCTTCCAccatgccccctcctccaccgccccctccacTGCCAGCCTCTTCAGAACCTTCAGATTTATCTGCCCCTTCTTTACCTTTACCcccaccaccacccccacccccacctaaGCCTGCTGGCTCTGCAATAGCACCAGGCTTGCCgctgccacctccacctcctcctcctggtGCACCTCCCAGAGAACCTGTGCTAGATCATACATTActgccaccacctccacctccaccacagCGGCCTTTGCAACCACCACCTCTACCTGGTATAAATGTGCTTAATAATAAACAAGCTGTTGGAGAGGGTGCAAGCTCGGCAGATTCTACACAGGTGCTACTTAAattttatttgaaatatttctgacTGTTCCAGTATGTTGCTACTCCctgtgtcccaaaataagtgacgcaAATTTAGTACTCCCTCGGTCCCAAAATAAGatagtcatttttgagtcacttattttgggacggaggagtactaagttagtacaaatttattcgacaacaacaacaaagcctttagtcccgaaGTGTTtatgcaacaacagcaacaccaaagcctttagtcccaaacaatttggggtaggctagaggtgaaacccatcaGATCTTGCGaccaactcatagttttggcacaTGGATAGAAAGCTTCCATGCagccctgtccatggctagttctttgggtTACTATTTATGCATTCCCTGAAAATCCTTATTAATATTTCAGTTGCCAAGTTGCTCCTCGTTTGGTTTATTGTTTGTCTGCTAGTTCCTGTTACAACTTTGAATTTCATTTTGCAGGCCCCAGTTGTtctacctccacctccacctccccctAGGTTGCCACCGAACTCAAATGAAATGCAGGATACTGACAATGCTGCTATGGATACTCCTGTTGTGAAAGAAGATGCCAAAATTTCAAGGTTCTTACCACCACCTCCACCGCATCCGTCACAGTTACTGCCTTTGCCTCCAAGGCCTCCAATGATGCCTCCAGTACAGCCTGATATTCTAAGTCCAGGAATGGTCAGATttcctccaccaccttcaccaccagatTCAAGGCCATCATTTATGGTTACTGGTGTTGCAGCCtgcccccctccacctcctccagcATTACCTCCAGCTCAAATGCCAATGGCACCCTTTGGTGTGCTTCCTGGTCCACCAACAATGCTTAGGCCTCCATTTTTTCCAGGACCCGAATTTGCTGCTTTTGGCCCAAGGCCGCAGTTACCTCAGCAGCCATCTTACGTCAAATCTGCTGCTTCAACAGTTGTAAAGAGGCCATTAGCACAACATACTCCTGAACTAACAGCTATGGTATGTGTTCTTTACTCTGGCTATTAACTTGCTGCATCAATGCCATCGCTTCCTTATtttccaatttttttttcaaatacaacaatagaGTATTAAAACCGTGTACAATGGTGATATGAACTAAGGCTTGAGTATAACATTCGAAGGAAACACATATACCAAAGATGACCTGatgcaacaacaaagcctttagcctcaaacaagttggggtaggctagaggtgaaacccataagatcttgcgaccaactcatggttctggcacatggatagcaagcttccacgcacccctgtccatggctagttctatGGTGATACTCCAGTCCTTGAGATGCTTCtttacggactcctcccatgtcaagttcggttTACCCCAACCTCTTTTGGCATCATCATCACGTTTTAGCCGTACACTACACACTGGAGCTTTTGGAGGCTTGCgttgaatatgcccaaaccatttTAGACGATGtcggacaagcttctcttcaatcggtgctattcCAACTCTCTCGTATACCATCATTCCAAACTCGGTTCTTCCTTGTGTGGCTACACATCCGTCTTAACATGCGCATCTCCGCCACACCTAATTGTTGCACACgtcgccttttagtcggccaacactcagTGCCATGCAACATTGCGGATCGAACAACCGTTCTATATAactttttagcttttgtggcactctcttgtcacagagaatggaagaagcttggcgccacttcatccatccggcttttgagtcgatggttcacatcttcattAATATCCCCATCCTTATGCAGcattgaccccaaatatcgaaaggtgTCTGTCTGAGGCATCACCTGCGCtcctcctcgtgcctagtagtacTGAAACCGCACCTTATGTactgttttagttctactaagtctaaaacctttcgatttcaAGGTTTGTCTCCATAGCTCTAACTTCCTATTGACCCTCGTCTGACTATCATCTACTATCACTGGACTATATATTTTGCCTTTTCAATTGTGGGTTTTGATTATTGTTATATCTGCCATTTACAAAATGTGGGAACAACTTTCCAACAAATAGACAATTTTAGAATATGTTCTTATCTATACCTAATACCTATACCTATACCTAATAATATTAAAAGACGGTGTGTTTCTCTGATTTTTTGGTTTGTCCACCTACCCTAAGCTACCCATGAAGTTGaagtaaattacccaccatgccacgtgTTAGTTAGAAAGCTCTTCGTTAATTGTTTCTCTTATTTTTTGCCTGCTATCGAAATTGCCCCTAAATTTGAAGTAAATTACCCAGCCTGCCACCCGTAAGTGAAAAAAAACTCTTAATTTATTGTTTCTCTGAATTTTTCGGCTGTCATCGAAACCACCCCTAAATTTCAAGTGAATTACCCACCTTGCCACGCGTAAAAGTTAAAAAAAAGAAGAGCATTTCCCTGAATTATTCGTACTTCATAGGGCCCTCCAGTTTTTAATCCATCGTGGGACtgaccttttctttttcttctcatatAAGCATTGAGCATGCACCGGAGAAACACGCATTTAGGATCAAGTCAACATCGATCCATAGTGAGCATGTTAGAATGCATGTGTGTTACGTCTGCATTCGTGTCGGTTGGTGCGCAAATAttcaaatatgtttatatacatggaGTGTGAATATTTGGAACTTGATTTGACGACCACGATTTTAttatcccgttgcaacgcacgtgtCTTTTTGATAGTCTTAATTGCAGAATTAGCTCTGGACTATCAGGTAGTCCATATAACATGGGCGCCTACTACGCGTCATCCGGATGATGCCCGGAGAAAATAAGCGGTCTTGCCCGTCGTCGATTTATCCCAATATGGCATGCTTCAAGCCATGGATTCGCACATGACCGGACCACGACATGCCTTCCATCCCAACTTGCACATGTCTCTTCACATCCTTCAACCACCAATGCAACATCCCCACAGGTGCATAACTCCAGCGAGAGCAGCAGTTAGCCGGCTTAGAGCATGTGGTAGCAGCCAGGTCCCGGTCGCCTATACATCGGCCACGGCAGCAACGCCGATGATCTCTGGGGTTGCAGCAACGCCGATGATCTCTGGGGTTGCAGCAACCGCGACCAATCTTTCAAGCACCATGGATGCACCGACCACCTGGCTATGCTCGATTACAGCGGCGGTGTCTGGTGATGCTCAGACGGCTTGACGATGCTTCGTTGCAGGACCGGTAATGTTTCAATGGCCCGATGATGCTCCATCGTAGCACCGGTTATGCTCCCTTATAGCGCCATTGATGTTCCGGCGGTCCAACGAATGCTCCATCGCAGCGCCGGCAACGCCCCGGTAGCCCGACGATGCTCCTTTGCAACACCAACGATGTTTCAACGTCCCGACGATGTTCCGTCATAGCACCGTTGATGCTCCCTAGTAGCGTCATCGATGCCCCGACAGCCTGACGATGCTCCGTCGTAGCGCAGGTGATGCTCCCTTGCAGCATCATCAGGTGATGCTCCCTTGCAGCATCATCGATGTTACAGCGGCCCGATGAATGCTCCATCACAGCACCGGCGATGCCCCGACAGCCCGATGATGCTCTGATGCAGCGCCGGTGATGTTTCGACGGCTCAACGATACTTCATCGTAGCATCGGTGATGCTCCCTTGCAGCGTCGTCGATGTTCCAGTGGTCAGATGAATGCTCCATTGCAGCACCGTCGATGCCCCGACAGCCAGACGATGCTCCTTTGCAACACCGGTGATGTTTCGACGGCCCGACGACGCTCTATTATAGTACCGATGATGCTCCTTTGCAGCTCCGTCGATATTCCAGCGGTTCGACGAATGCTTCATTGCAGCATCGGCGATGCTGGGGCAGCATGACGATGCTCCATCGCAGAGCTGGTGATGCCCGATTACAACGCCAGCCATGTTCCAGTGGTCCGACGAATGCTTCATCGCAACACCGGTGATGCTCAACATGGTTTGAGTTGTTGTGGTCACACTGAATTGGCACTCCAGCATGGTCGATGCATAAGCATTCAGTTTTGGCCCTTCATCGATTCAGTCTGTGTCACACACGAGCCTTCTAGTGTCACAGTGTAACGACACTGCAGCATAGTAGTGGTCACACTGATTCGTCGGAGATGATAAGCATTCAGTTTTGACCCCTCAGGGATTCAGTTTTGACCATGGACACCGCGACATGATTTGAGTTGCCGTGCTAGCACAGCACAGCGGCTGCTACAACTGGTGGCGGCGTcattgcgggagagaacaagaagTAAGCGAGACGATAGAGATAAAGGAGAGAATAAGATTCACAATGTTTTTAGGGAGAGGAGGAAACACGGTGAGGCCTGTATCCACGTTTCATGTGGAGGAGGCGACTTATGCTTCCGTGATTTCAATCGGCTGAATTTTAACGTTTTCCTATAACATGTTACTGAGATgttatttttaaaacaccgaggcAAAAGACTTGCTTTATTCATTAATAAAGAGAAGGTTATGACAAGGGGTAGCCAAAAAACGAAACCCAATAAAAGATACAAGGCCGTTACTCTCCTGACATCAAAGGCGTGTTTGGTTCCCTGGTAGCTTTAGGCTGCATGGCATGGGGGATGCTGGGTGAGTGGCCTGGTTGAGCTGATGCAACGGTGAGCCGAGATGAGTGTTTGGTAAAATTTGTATGATATGGCTGGCTGTACGCGCAGGTTTTTAGAATATAGCTGAAATCACGAAGGAACGTGGATCAGGCGGGCAGTGTTGAGCGACGGGATCCAGGGCTCAATGACTGCAAATGGCGGATCCTCGCTTTGCTTGGGGAAGGGTGAACGAGGCCGGAGGCGGTGCTTGACCAGGCCGGAGGCGACGAGGCTTGCCGATTGCGCGGCCGCAGCGGAGCTTGACGAGGGCGCGGCCGCGGCAGAGCCCGAAGAGGGCGCGACGGTGAGGCTCGAGAGGGCGCGACGGTGAGACTCGAGAGAGTGCGGCGATGACGGAGCTTGACGAGggtgcggcggcggtggggctcgAGAAGGCGCGGCGGCAGAGGAGCTTGACGAGGGCGCGACGGCAGAGGAGCTTGACGAGGGCGCAGCGGCAGAGGAGTTTGACGAGGGCGCGAC
This window encodes:
- the LOC123426149 gene encoding protein EARLY FLOWERING 5 is translated as MKTTKGGKVMNPTDAFRKEQRRKELKRNKKERKKVREVGILKKDPNAIKDQIEKLEKMKADGALDKARKHKKRQLEDTYNLVVKKRKEYEEKMKVKGEQPVMFSHLGPPKRRPAADEDDRAKNPMPEDSVYYHPTLNPSGAPPPGKPPMYKSSIGPRIPLPSTAGVGAPSSITESEEAGPSTMPPPPPPPPLPASSEPSDLSAPSLPLPPPPPPPPPKPAGSAIAPGLPLPPPPPPPGAPPREPVLDHTLLPPPPPPPQRPLQPPPLPGINVLNNKQAVGEGASSADSTQAPVVLPPPPPPPRLPPNSNEMQDTDNAAMDTPVVKEDAKISRFLPPPPPHPSQLLPLPPRPPMMPPVQPDILSPGMVRFPPPPSPPDSRPSFMVTGVAACPPPPPPALPPAQMPMAPFGVLPGPPTMLRPPFFPGPEFAAFGPRPQLPQQPSYVKSAASTVVKRPLAQHTPELTAMVPASVRVKRESALPKPKPKAQQQQQSSAPSYSALTPSVTPIKSAAQPSPSASKPQSIDDSYMAFLEDMKQLGALHE